In the Phormidium ambiguum IAM M-71 genome, TCTCGGAAGTTTTCTAGTAATTTTTGTCCGTATTCTGTGCAAATTGATTCTGGGTGAAATTGTACGCCCCATAATGGTAAATTTTGATGGCGCAATGCCATGATTAATCCATCTTCTGTCCAAGCTATTTTTTCTAAACAGTCTGGGAGGTCGTTTGCAACTAGTAAGGAATGGTAACGAACTACTTTAAAATTATTAGGAATTCCCCGAAATAATTCACTGCCATTATGATAAATTTTACTCAGTCTACCATGTCTCACTTCTGGGGCATTAATTATCTTAGCACCATAACAATAACCTATCCCTTGGTGTCCTAAACATACTCCTAATAAAGGTACTTTTATATTTTCTATTACTTGTTTGCAGATGCCAAAATCTGAGGGTTTTTCTGGACGACCGGGGCCTGGGGAAATTACTATATTATCAAAGTCTAATGTTTGTAGTTCTTCCCAAGAAATCTGGTCGTTATGAATTACTAATGGTAGTTCTTGATTTACTTGTGCGATCGCCTGGTACAAATTATAAGTATAGGAATCGTAATTATCAACGATCAGCGTTCTCATAGTATGGGCATCTGCCAAGAATTTAGGGTTTTTCAAATCCTACAGCACGGGATTTTATATTATCCACTGTGCGAGGATCTGTTTCAAATGTAACCCAACCCGATCGCTTTGCGCCTCTGGGTAAAAATTGAATTGACAACTCGGCACTTTCTTCTTCTTTCCCGCCCTTTTCTAAGACAACTTCTATTTGCACTGTTTCCGCTGTTTGTTCTCCTTTATTAATCGCTATCACAGGAAGAAGGAAATTTTGTCCTTGGGGTTGAGTTTCTCCTAGTTGAACTTCAATGTTCGGTGGTGTTTCACTGCTTAGCGTCGCATCATAAATTAAATATCCCAAAGTGCTGAGAACTAACAGTAAACTCACAGCAAAAATTAGCCATTCTAACCAGTTTTTTTCTAATTTACTCATTGTAGTAATACTCTCCCGGCTGAAGCGCCTAATGTAGCTGGAAATGCCAAAACTACGGTTTCTGCTAGATTTACGATCGGAGGAAGTCCATCAAAGCGCCCAAAAAACCACAAAATTGCTGCGGAGGCAAATAAGGCGATCGCATAAGTTACAATAGTTCCTGAAACGATTGTAAATGCGCTATACGATCGAGTAAATTTTTCCGCATCCATGAAGTTACTATAAAAGAGAATTAATCCGCCAAAAATTATTGACACGAATGCTAAAGCAAGCAATCTTTCCGAAGTAATTTGTGTAGCAATCACAATTACTTCTTCTGTTGGTGCAACATTAGCCGCAAATAATACCGCACCGCATAAAGCAATTACTACTTGTGCCCAAAAATCAATATGTTTGTGTGCTGGACTAGGAACACCGGGATTGTTTTCTTCACCGTGCATTCCTGTATCTGGTTTACTATTATTATTGTCTCCAAGTTGGGCAGTTCCTACAGAAACTCCGATCGCTACAGTCATTGCTTCAACAATCACTTTTCCAGCAACTTCATTAAATGTCATTTCTGTGGTAATACGTCCTAATAACCATAAGAAAGCAGCAGCAACAATGATTCCTAATCCCATTTCTTCGACGGAATCAATCA is a window encoding:
- a CDS encoding TIGR02587 family membrane protein — its product is MSSEASKNRHKTQKEMVRSLTKSSQEYFRGIVGGVMFSLPILYTMEVWWAGFSIDPLRMFLYVLATFSLLLGYNRYAGLRRNASQLEVVIDSVEEMGLGIIVAAAFLWLLGRITTEMTFNEVAGKVIVEAMTVAIGVSVGTAQLGDNNNSKPDTGMHGEENNPGVPSPAHKHIDFWAQVVIALCGAVLFAANVAPTEEVIVIATQITSERLLALAFVSIIFGGLILFYSNFMDAEKFTRSYSAFTIVSGTIVTYAIALFASAAILWFFGRFDGLPPIVNLAETVVLAFPATLGASAGRVLLQ